In a single window of the Streptomyces sp. HUAS ZL42 genome:
- a CDS encoding TraR/DksA family transcriptional regulator — protein MVVKKTAVQQSASGRSTNASGSAAKDVSGKKSARGGPGTRAAKPVKAVKTVRGATAAGAERETEGAERAAAGARAAGKRTAAKETATKKTADRKATESKAAPSERAAAKKATAKKATAAGASAAGRSTGARKKAATAKKAATKTAAPAPKAATKTAATAKKAATTKTAAPAKKAATTKTAAPGKKAVTTKTAAARKAAAKEVATSERTAATKAAAKERLAKKGEATRGAAAKTARKTARTVKKSTAKKSAAKKVGAAQVAEQTGATTVVAKKTPGTATAATSAVPKARVAAVEPGELAVRPGEDPWTPEEVEEARSELLSEGTRLRDEIESSEASLVGLMRDSGDGAGDDQADTGAKNITREHELALAANAREMLIQTERALERLDAGTYGLCENCGNPIGKARMQAFPRATLCVECKQKQERRY, from the coding sequence ATGGTGGTGAAGAAGACCGCCGTACAGCAGTCGGCGTCCGGCAGATCCACGAACGCCTCCGGCAGTGCGGCCAAGGATGTGAGCGGGAAGAAGAGCGCCCGGGGAGGGCCAGGAACGCGTGCCGCGAAGCCTGTGAAGGCGGTGAAGACGGTCCGGGGGGCGACCGCTGCCGGGGCGGAGAGGGAAACGGAGGGGGCGGAGAGGGCCGCGGCGGGAGCGAGGGCGGCGGGGAAGAGGACGGCCGCGAAGGAGACGGCCACCAAGAAGACCGCGGACAGGAAGGCGACGGAATCGAAGGCGGCCCCTTCGGAGAGGGCTGCCGCGAAGAAGGCCACCGCGAAGAAGGCCACCGCGGCCGGAGCCTCGGCGGCGGGGAGGAGCACGGGGGCGAGGAAGAAGGCGGCCACTGCGAAGAAGGCCGCCACGAAGACGGCGGCTCCTGCGCCGAAGGCCGCCACGAAGACGGCGGCCACTGCGAAGAAGGCCGCCACCACGAAGACGGCGGCCCCTGCGAAGAAGGCCGCCACCACGAAGACGGCGGCCCCTGGGAAGAAGGCCGTCACCACGAAGACGGCGGCCGCGAGGAAGGCCGCCGCGAAGGAGGTCGCCACGTCCGAAAGGACTGCGGCCACGAAGGCTGCGGCCAAGGAACGCCTGGCCAAGAAGGGCGAGGCCACGAGGGGCGCGGCGGCGAAGACGGCCAGGAAGACGGCCAGGACGGTCAAGAAGAGCACGGCCAAGAAGAGTGCGGCCAAGAAGGTGGGCGCGGCCCAGGTCGCGGAGCAGACGGGAGCCACGACGGTGGTTGCGAAGAAGACTCCTGGCACGGCCACGGCGGCCACGAGCGCCGTTCCCAAGGCACGGGTCGCCGCGGTGGAGCCCGGCGAACTCGCGGTGCGCCCCGGCGAGGACCCCTGGACGCCGGAAGAGGTCGAGGAGGCGAGGTCCGAACTGCTGTCCGAGGGGACCCGGCTGCGCGACGAGATCGAGTCGTCCGAGGCGTCCCTCGTGGGGCTCATGCGCGACTCGGGGGACGGCGCGGGCGACGACCAGGCGGACACCGGCGCCAAGAACATCACGCGCGAGCACGAGCTGGCACTGGCGGCCAACGCGCGCGAGATGCTGATCCAGACCGAGCGCGCCCTGGAGCGGCTGGACGCGGGAACGTACGGCCTGTGCGAGAACTGCGGCAACCCCATCGGCAAGGCCCGGATGCAGGCCTTTCCGCGGGCGACCCTGTGCGTCGAGTGCAAGCAGAAGCAGGAGCGCCGGTACTGA
- the lspA gene encoding signal peptidase II: MAEAERIIGTPDTPEAAADEPEQIPAERPKGRRRIAVLFAVAAFAYVLDLVSKMIVVAKLEHHAPIEIIGDWLKFEAIRNAGAAFGFGEAFTVIFTLIAAAVIVVIARLARRLYSLPWAIALGLLLGGALGNLTDRIFRSPGVFEGAVVDFIAPKHFAVFNLADSAIVCGGILIVLLSFKGLDPDGTVHKD, translated from the coding sequence GTGGCAGAGGCGGAGCGCATCATCGGTACGCCGGACACCCCAGAGGCGGCGGCGGACGAGCCGGAGCAGATTCCGGCCGAGCGGCCGAAGGGCAGGCGCCGTATCGCCGTGCTGTTCGCGGTCGCCGCTTTCGCGTACGTCCTCGACCTGGTCAGCAAGATGATCGTGGTCGCCAAGCTGGAGCATCACGCGCCGATCGAGATCATCGGGGACTGGCTGAAGTTCGAGGCCATCCGCAACGCGGGTGCCGCGTTCGGCTTCGGCGAGGCCTTCACCGTGATCTTCACGCTGATCGCGGCGGCCGTGATCGTGGTGATCGCCCGGCTTGCCCGCAGGCTCTACAGCCTGCCCTGGGCGATCGCGCTCGGCCTGCTGCTGGGCGGCGCGCTCGGCAACCTCACCGACCGGATCTTCCGCTCCCCGGGCGTCTTCGAGGGCGCGGTCGTCGACTTCATCGCGCCCAAGCACTTCGCCGTGTTCAACCTCGCCGACTCGGCGATCGTCTGCGGCGGCATCCTGATTGTGCTGCTGTCCTTCAAGGGGCTCGACCCGGACGGGACCGTCCACAAGGACTGA
- a CDS encoding RluA family pseudouridine synthase, whose product MSTLPEIRTLPVPDGLEGERVDAAISRMLGFSRTKAAELAAAGKVTVDGAVVGKSERVRGGAWLEVEMPQAQAPVQVVAEPVEGMEIVHDDDDVVVIVKPVGVAAHPSPGWSGPTVIGGLAAAGYRISTSGAAERQGIVHRLDVGTSGLMAVAKSEYAYTSLKRQFKERTVDKRYHTLVQGHPDPTSGTIDAPIGRHPNHDYKWAVTADGKPSVTHYDLIEAFRAASLLDVKLETGRTHQIRVHMAAHRHPCVGDLTYGADPTLAKRLRLTRQWLHAVRLGFEHPGDGQWVEFESDYPADLQKALDQVREETYG is encoded by the coding sequence GTGAGCACCCTTCCCGAGATCCGTACCCTGCCCGTGCCCGACGGCCTGGAGGGCGAGCGCGTCGACGCCGCCATCTCCCGGATGCTGGGCTTCTCCCGGACCAAGGCGGCCGAGCTCGCCGCCGCGGGGAAGGTCACGGTGGACGGGGCGGTGGTCGGCAAGTCGGAGCGCGTGCGTGGGGGTGCCTGGCTCGAGGTCGAGATGCCGCAGGCGCAGGCGCCCGTGCAGGTCGTCGCCGAGCCGGTCGAGGGCATGGAGATCGTGCACGACGACGACGACGTGGTCGTGATCGTCAAGCCGGTCGGTGTCGCCGCGCACCCCTCTCCGGGCTGGAGCGGCCCGACCGTCATCGGCGGCCTCGCCGCGGCCGGGTACCGGATCTCGACCTCCGGCGCCGCCGAGCGCCAGGGCATCGTGCACCGCCTCGACGTCGGCACGTCCGGGCTGATGGCCGTCGCGAAGTCGGAGTACGCGTACACGTCGCTCAAGCGCCAGTTCAAGGAGCGCACGGTCGACAAGCGCTACCACACCCTGGTGCAGGGCCACCCCGACCCGACCAGCGGCACCATCGACGCGCCCATCGGGCGCCACCCGAACCACGACTACAAGTGGGCGGTCACGGCCGACGGGAAGCCGTCCGTCACGCACTACGACCTCATCGAGGCCTTCCGAGCGGCGTCGCTGCTCGACGTGAAGCTGGAGACCGGCCGCACCCACCAGATCCGCGTCCACATGGCCGCCCACCGGCATCCCTGCGTGGGCGACCTCACGTACGGCGCGGACCCGACGCTCGCCAAGCGCCTGCGGCTGACCCGGCAGTGGCTGCACGCCGTGCGGCTCGGCTTCGAGCATCCCGGCGACGGGCAGTGGGTCGAGTTCGAGAGCGACTACCCGGCCGACCTGCAGAAGGCGCTGGACCAGGTGCGCGAGGAGACGTACGGATGA
- a CDS encoding GNAT family N-acetyltransferase: MSLPSYVVRVAEDLADRELCFAVRKEVFVVEQGVPEEIEYDAYDAGAVHVLAVREDGVPLGAGRLLYGEAGDDPSVGSLGRLAVTGGARGLGVGAALVRAIEEEARGRGLTAVDLHAQTHALGFYERLGYVAYGPEYLEAGIPHQGMRRSL, from the coding sequence ATGAGCCTGCCGTCGTATGTCGTGCGTGTCGCCGAGGATCTTGCCGATCGCGAGCTGTGCTTCGCGGTGCGCAAGGAGGTCTTCGTCGTCGAGCAGGGTGTTCCGGAGGAGATCGAGTACGACGCCTACGACGCCGGGGCGGTGCATGTGCTGGCCGTGCGCGAGGACGGGGTGCCGCTGGGGGCTGGACGGCTGCTGTACGGGGAAGCCGGTGACGATCCGTCCGTCGGTTCCCTCGGGCGGCTCGCCGTGACGGGCGGGGCGCGCGGGCTGGGTGTCGGGGCCGCGCTGGTGCGGGCCATCGAGGAGGAGGCGCGGGGGCGTGGGCTGACGGCTGTGGATCTGCATGCGCAGACCCATGCGCTGGGGTTTTATGAGCGGTTGGGGTACGTGGCGTACGGGCCGGAGTATCTGGAGGCGGGGATACCGCATCAGGGGATGCGGCGCTCTCTCTAG
- a CDS encoding SDR family NAD(P)-dependent oxidoreductase, translating to MTRNVVISGGGTGIGLATAQLFAADGDQVLLLGRRAEVLEKAGVPGALTYAADLSKPRSVRGVERFVAAEFGTVDVLVHSAGGAGYLEPKVDSDEPLDVVLHNWTLNFGLNTLTAALLTEALKDRLAEPGGRLLFLSSIAAFRGSGSGAYAGAKAALHPYAHDLARQLGPRGITVNVVAPGYVEDTEFFGGAMEESRRERLIGETSTGRAGTPGDVAATLHWLASPAAGHITSQVIQVNGGAERGH from the coding sequence ATGACTCGTAACGTCGTGATCAGTGGTGGCGGTACCGGGATCGGGCTTGCCACGGCCCAGCTCTTCGCCGCGGACGGGGATCAGGTGCTGCTGCTCGGGCGGCGTGCCGAGGTGCTGGAGAAGGCCGGGGTGCCCGGAGCGCTCACCTATGCCGCGGACCTCAGCAAGCCGCGCAGCGTACGCGGGGTGGAGCGGTTCGTCGCCGCCGAGTTCGGCACCGTGGACGTACTGGTCCACAGCGCCGGAGGCGCCGGGTACCTGGAACCGAAGGTGGACAGCGACGAGCCGCTCGATGTCGTCCTGCACAACTGGACCCTCAACTTCGGGCTCAACACCCTCACCGCGGCGCTGCTCACCGAAGCCCTCAAGGACCGGCTCGCGGAGCCGGGCGGGCGGCTGCTGTTCCTGAGCTCCATCGCCGCGTTCCGGGGGTCCGGGAGCGGGGCGTACGCGGGCGCCAAGGCCGCCCTGCACCCGTACGCCCATGATCTGGCACGCCAGTTGGGGCCGCGCGGCATCACCGTCAACGTCGTCGCGCCCGGATACGTCGAGGACACCGAGTTCTTCGGCGGCGCGATGGAGGAGTCGCGGCGGGAGCGGCTCATCGGGGAGACCTCCACCGGGCGGGCCGGCACGCCCGGGGACGTCGCCGCCACGCTCCACTGGCTCGCCTCCCCGGCGGCCGGGCACATCACCTCACAGGTCATCCAGGTCAACGGTGGTGCCGAGCGCGGCCACTGA
- a CDS encoding mechanosensitive ion channel family protein translates to MENLLRPVIVVGGSVVLTLLIGWATDRLLCQADRRHSETPLWGLLRRGRIPYQLVLCAALLRGSYDEAELLQEHRVGIGRALTLVLIGSAAWLVIRIAAAVVETSYSRYASSRAQRDPARVRRVRTQVSLIMRVVSAIVGVVAVASMLLTFPAMRAAGASLLASAGILGIVAGVAAQSTLSNMFAGLQIAFGDMVRLGDTVVVDGEWGTVDEITLTYLTVRTWDERRITMPVSYFTSKPFENWSRGGAQMTGIVYWHLDHSAPTELMREKLRDILRECPAWDGRDYGLAVTDSTPNTLQIRALVTAKDADDIWTVRVTVREQMIRWLSQEHPYALPRVNTADAVLPPGRRSPDGMVARRAHETPRTGRG, encoded by the coding sequence ATGGAGAACCTACTCCGACCCGTGATCGTGGTCGGCGGCTCGGTCGTCCTGACGCTGCTCATCGGCTGGGCCACCGACCGCCTGCTGTGTCAGGCCGACCGACGGCACTCCGAGACGCCCCTGTGGGGGCTGCTGCGCCGTGGCCGGATCCCGTACCAGCTCGTCCTGTGCGCGGCCCTGCTGAGAGGGTCGTACGACGAGGCGGAGCTGCTGCAGGAGCACCGGGTGGGCATCGGCCGCGCGCTGACGCTGGTGCTGATCGGCTCGGCGGCCTGGCTGGTGATCCGTATCGCGGCGGCGGTCGTCGAGACGTCGTACAGCCGCTACGCCTCCTCCCGCGCCCAGCGCGACCCGGCCCGGGTCCGGCGCGTGCGTACGCAGGTCTCCCTGATCATGCGGGTGGTGTCGGCGATCGTGGGCGTGGTGGCGGTCGCGTCGATGCTGCTGACGTTCCCCGCGATGCGTGCGGCGGGCGCCTCGCTGCTGGCCTCGGCCGGCATCCTCGGCATCGTCGCCGGTGTCGCCGCCCAGTCCACGCTCAGCAACATGTTCGCCGGGCTGCAGATCGCCTTCGGCGACATGGTGCGGCTGGGCGACACGGTCGTGGTGGACGGCGAGTGGGGCACGGTCGACGAGATCACGCTGACGTACCTGACCGTACGAACCTGGGACGAGCGCAGGATCACCATGCCGGTCTCGTACTTCACGTCGAAACCGTTCGAGAACTGGTCGCGCGGCGGCGCCCAGATGACCGGCATCGTCTACTGGCACCTCGACCACTCGGCGCCGACGGAGCTGATGCGCGAGAAACTCCGCGACATCCTGCGCGAGTGCCCGGCCTGGGACGGCCGCGACTACGGCCTCGCGGTCACCGACTCCACACCGAACACCCTGCAGATACGGGCCCTGGTCACGGCGAAGGACGCCGACGACATATGGACGGTCCGGGTCACGGTCCGCGAGCAGATGATCCGCTGGCTGTCGCAGGAACACCCCTACGCACTGCCCCGCGTCAACACGGCGGACGCGGTACTCCCCCCGGGCCGGCGATCCCCCGACGGCATGGTGGCACGCCGCGCCCACGAAACGCCGAGGACGGGCCGGGGCTGA
- a CDS encoding dienelactone hydrolase family protein, which produces MNIMLFHSTFGLRPAVRAAADRLRAAGHEVWTPDLFEGRTFDTVEEGMAFNAEIGKDEVLKRAVLAAAPYSERGLVYAGFSLGASIAQTLALGDDKARGLLLLHGTSDLAPNASVDELPVQLHVAEPDPFETDDWLSAWYLQMGRAGADVEIYRYAGAGHLYTDPDLPDYDEEAAEATWRVALDFLDSL; this is translated from the coding sequence ATGAACATCATGCTCTTTCACTCGACCTTCGGTCTGCGGCCCGCGGTGCGCGCGGCGGCGGACCGGCTGCGTGCCGCGGGGCACGAGGTGTGGACGCCGGACCTCTTCGAGGGGCGCACGTTCGACACGGTCGAGGAGGGCATGGCCTTCAACGCGGAGATCGGCAAGGACGAGGTGCTCAAGCGGGCCGTCCTGGCCGCCGCGCCCTACTCGGAGCGCGGGCTCGTGTACGCCGGTTTCTCACTGGGCGCCTCCATCGCGCAGACCCTCGCCCTCGGCGACGACAAGGCACGCGGGTTGCTGCTCCTGCACGGCACGTCGGACCTCGCTCCGAACGCCTCGGTGGACGAGCTGCCGGTGCAGTTGCATGTCGCCGAGCCGGATCCGTTCGAGACGGACGACTGGCTGTCCGCCTGGTATCTGCAGATGGGCAGAGCCGGTGCCGACGTGGAGATCTACCGGTACGCCGGGGCCGGCCACCTCTACACCGACCCCGACCTGCCGGACTACGACGAGGAGGCGGCCGAGGCCACCTGGCGGGTGGCACTCGACTTCCTCGACAGTCTGTAG
- a CDS encoding alkaline phosphatase gives MTSRYRSSESADRPSERANSLSPSRRTVVKAAAATAALAGPLATALPARAADEAPAFLHGVASGDPLPDGILLWTRVTPTSEAIPGSGLGPDTEVNWVVARDKALTTIVAKGSVTATAASDHTVKADIRGLAPATDYWFRFSAGGTDSPVARTRTAPATDAVVSNLRFGVVSCANWEAGYFASYRHLAARGDLDAWLHLGDYIYEYGTGEYGTRDTVVRPHAPAHEILTLADYRTRHGRYKTDPDLQALHAVAPVVAIWDDHEFANDAWSGGAENHTEGAEGTWSARQAAAKQAYFEWMPVRPAIAGTTYRRLRFGKLADLSLLDLRSFRSQQVSVGNGSVDDPARTITGRAQLDWLKAGLKASDTTWRLVGNSVMISPFAIGSLSADLLGPLAELLGLPKEGLALNTDQWDGYTDDRRELLAHLRSNAIRNTVFLTGDIHMAWANDVPVNAGTYPLSASAATEFVVTSVTSDNLDDILKVPEGTVSAVASPIIRAANRHVHWVDTDRHGYGVLDITADRAQMDYYVLSDRTKAGATSSWARSYRTRTGTQKVERTYDPV, from the coding sequence GTGACCAGTCGATACAGATCATCCGAGAGCGCCGACAGACCGTCAGAGCGCGCCAACTCGCTTTCGCCGAGCCGTCGTACGGTCGTCAAGGCCGCCGCGGCCACCGCCGCTCTGGCCGGCCCGCTCGCCACGGCGCTGCCCGCTCGTGCGGCCGACGAGGCACCCGCCTTCCTGCACGGCGTCGCCTCCGGCGACCCGCTGCCCGACGGCATCCTGCTGTGGACCCGAGTGACGCCCACGTCCGAAGCGATACCCGGCTCCGGGCTCGGCCCGGACACCGAGGTGAACTGGGTCGTCGCCAGGGACAAGGCGCTGACGACCATCGTCGCCAAGGGCTCCGTCACCGCGACCGCCGCCTCCGACCACACCGTCAAGGCGGACATCCGGGGCCTGGCGCCGGCCACGGACTACTGGTTCCGCTTCTCGGCCGGCGGCACCGACTCCCCCGTCGCCCGCACCCGCACCGCGCCCGCCACCGACGCGGTCGTCTCCAACCTCCGCTTCGGTGTGGTCTCCTGTGCCAACTGGGAGGCCGGCTACTTCGCGTCCTACCGCCATCTCGCGGCCCGCGGCGACCTTGACGCCTGGCTGCACCTGGGCGACTACATCTACGAGTACGGCACCGGCGAGTACGGGACCCGCGACACGGTCGTACGGCCGCACGCCCCGGCCCACGAGATCCTCACGCTCGCCGACTACCGCACCCGGCACGGGCGTTACAAGACCGACCCCGATCTGCAGGCCCTGCACGCGGTGGCGCCCGTCGTCGCCATCTGGGACGACCACGAGTTCGCCAACGACGCCTGGTCGGGCGGCGCCGAGAACCACACCGAAGGCGCCGAAGGCACCTGGTCCGCGCGTCAGGCAGCCGCCAAGCAGGCCTATTTCGAGTGGATGCCGGTCCGCCCGGCGATCGCCGGCACCACCTACCGCCGTCTGCGCTTCGGCAAGCTCGCCGATCTCTCGCTGCTCGACCTGCGCTCCTTCCGCTCGCAGCAGGTCTCCGTCGGCAACGGCTCCGTCGACGACCCGGCCCGTACGATCACCGGGCGGGCGCAACTGGACTGGCTGAAGGCGGGACTGAAGGCGTCCGACACCACCTGGCGGCTGGTCGGCAACTCGGTGATGATCTCGCCCTTCGCCATCGGCTCCCTCTCCGCCGACCTGCTGGGGCCACTCGCCGAACTGCTCGGGCTGCCGAAGGAGGGCCTCGCCCTCAACACCGACCAGTGGGACGGATACACGGACGACCGCCGCGAACTGCTCGCGCACCTGCGCTCGAACGCGATCCGCAACACCGTCTTCCTGACCGGCGACATCCACATGGCGTGGGCCAACGACGTGCCGGTGAACGCCGGGACCTACCCGCTGTCCGCCTCGGCCGCCACGGAGTTCGTCGTCACCTCGGTGACCTCCGACAACCTCGACGACATCCTGAAGGTCCCCGAGGGCACGGTCTCCGCGGTCGCCTCGCCGATCATCCGGGCCGCCAACCGCCACGTCCACTGGGTCGACACCGACCGCCACGGCTACGGCGTCCTGGACATCACCGCCGACCGCGCGCAGATGGACTACTACGTCCTGTCCGACCGCACCAAGGCCGGCGCCACCTCCTCCTGGGCCCGCTCGTACCGCACCCGCACCGGTACGCAGAAGGTCGAGCGGACGTACGACCCCGTGTAG
- a CDS encoding thioredoxin domain-containing protein, producing the protein MSKRNSQAAKTQARERLRQERERQAKKAKVRRQLIVALSAVGVLAAAGGISYAVIQANKPSYWEEAKTAKLVKPANTSGENGTTVVIGKSTAKKTLVMYEDPRCPICAQFEQTVGSTIKADYEAGKFKIQFVGASFLDRSLTGEGSKNALSALGAALNVGPEAFLEYKNALYSAKYHPEESDDKFKSDDYLIKVADTVSALKNNKEFQDAVKNGTYDRWALEMSATFDKSGVSGTPTLKMDDKTLTGSDGKNAPMTVADFNTAIEAALKA; encoded by the coding sequence ATGAGCAAGCGGAACAGCCAGGCGGCGAAGACCCAGGCCCGGGAGCGGCTGCGCCAGGAGCGCGAGCGCCAGGCCAAGAAGGCCAAGGTCAGGCGGCAGCTCATCGTCGCCCTCTCGGCGGTCGGCGTCCTGGCTGCGGCGGGCGGCATAAGCTACGCCGTCATCCAGGCCAACAAGCCCAGCTACTGGGAGGAGGCCAAGACCGCCAAGCTGGTCAAGCCGGCCAACACCAGCGGCGAGAACGGCACGACGGTCGTCATCGGCAAGAGCACCGCCAAGAAGACCCTCGTGATGTACGAGGACCCGCGCTGCCCGATCTGCGCCCAGTTCGAGCAGACTGTCGGCTCGACGATCAAGGCGGACTACGAAGCCGGCAAGTTCAAGATCCAGTTCGTCGGCGCCAGCTTCCTCGACCGCAGCCTGACCGGCGAGGGCTCCAAGAACGCGCTCAGCGCCCTGGGTGCGGCGCTCAACGTCGGCCCCGAGGCGTTCCTCGAGTACAAGAACGCGCTGTACTCGGCGAAGTACCACCCCGAGGAGTCCGACGACAAGTTCAAGAGCGACGACTACCTGATCAAGGTGGCGGACACGGTCTCCGCGCTGAAGAACAACAAGGAGTTCCAGGACGCCGTCAAGAACGGCACCTACGACCGGTGGGCGCTGGAGATGTCCGCGACGTTCGACAAGAGCGGTGTGTCGGGTACCCCGACCCTGAAGATGGACGACAAGACGCTGACCGGATCCGACGGCAAGAACGCTCCGATGACGGTCGCCGACTTCAACACGGCGATCGAGGCGGCGCTCAAGGCCTGA
- a CDS encoding DUF2252 domain-containing protein gives MSVPQLNDEPRGEEILAVFDTAFGELLAADPAAFRVKFRKMAASAFAFYRGTACLFYHDLEAEKRGGPYLDERTSRVWIHGDLHAENFGTYMDANGRLIFNVNDFDEAYVGPFTWDLKRFSASIALIGYAKALGDDQITELVEVYAAAYRERIHALATGAKSDEVPPFTLDTAQGALLDALRDARSLTRFGLLDSMTEIRDFERRFAPGGGSIELDAATRYKVLAAFDGYLETLPETSLARPDSYRVKDVVGRRGIGIGSAGLPSYNILLEGHSDALENDVVIYIKQAQTPAVSRHITDPAIRDYFQHEGHRTVISQRALQAHADPWLGWTELGGTGQLVAEVSPYAVDLDWGDIDDPEEIASVVADLGRATATMHSAADDQSGESLVPFSTERAIDAAIAADEEGFAPLLVDFAHSYGARARADHQVFVDLFRNGRIPGL, from the coding sequence ATGTCGGTTCCGCAGCTCAACGACGAGCCTCGCGGCGAGGAGATCCTCGCCGTCTTCGACACCGCCTTCGGCGAGCTCCTGGCCGCCGACCCGGCCGCGTTCCGCGTGAAGTTCCGGAAGATGGCGGCCTCGGCGTTCGCGTTCTACCGGGGTACGGCGTGCCTCTTCTACCACGACCTGGAGGCCGAGAAGCGCGGCGGCCCGTACCTGGACGAGCGCACTTCGCGCGTGTGGATCCACGGCGACCTGCACGCGGAGAACTTCGGCACCTACATGGACGCCAACGGGCGCCTGATCTTCAACGTCAACGACTTCGACGAGGCGTACGTCGGCCCCTTCACCTGGGACCTGAAGCGCTTCTCCGCCTCCATCGCGCTCATCGGGTACGCGAAGGCGCTGGGCGACGACCAGATCACCGAGCTGGTCGAGGTGTACGCGGCCGCCTACCGCGAGCGCATCCACGCGCTCGCCACCGGAGCCAAGAGCGACGAAGTGCCGCCCTTCACGCTGGACACCGCGCAGGGCGCACTCCTGGACGCCCTGCGCGACGCCCGCTCGCTGACCCGCTTCGGGCTGCTGGACTCCATGACCGAGATCCGCGACTTCGAGCGCCGCTTCGCGCCGGGCGGCGGCTCGATCGAGCTGGACGCGGCCACGCGCTACAAGGTGCTCGCGGCCTTCGACGGCTACCTGGAGACGCTGCCGGAGACCTCGCTGGCCCGCCCGGACTCCTACCGTGTGAAGGACGTGGTCGGCCGCCGCGGCATCGGCATCGGGTCGGCGGGCCTGCCGTCGTACAACATCCTGCTCGAGGGCCACAGCGACGCCCTGGAGAACGACGTCGTGATCTACATCAAGCAGGCCCAGACCCCGGCCGTCTCCCGCCACATCACCGACCCCGCGATCCGCGACTACTTCCAGCACGAGGGCCACCGCACGGTGATCTCCCAGCGCGCCCTGCAGGCGCACGCCGACCCGTGGCTCGGCTGGACCGAGCTGGGCGGCACCGGCCAGCTGGTCGCCGAGGTGTCGCCGTACGCGGTGGACCTCGACTGGGGCGACATCGACGACCCGGAGGAGATCGCCTCGGTGGTCGCCGACCTGGGCCGTGCCACGGCCACGATGCACTCGGCCGCCGACGACCAGTCCGGCGAGTCCCTGGTCCCCTTCTCCACGGAGCGGGCCATCGACGCGGCGATCGCGGCGGACGAGGAGGGCTTCGCGCCCCTGCTGGTCGACTTCGCGCACAGCTACGGCGCACGCGCGCGTGCCGACCACCAGGTCTTCGTGGACCTGTTCCGCAACGGACGGATCCCGGGTCTGTGA